The sequence ttatctcAGATATTCGAGTGCTATAGTGCAACTGGTACTTATCGAGTCGACACTTGGCTTTATAAGATCGCATTATACCATAGGCGCAGGTTTTCTCACTCTAGGCAACaaaattcgttcgatttcAGATGATGAGCTCGTCCTTCTCTTATTTCACTACGATCTGCTCTCTGAAAGGAAACGTATAGTAAACTCAACGATCCCAGCAGTAAATAGAACTTAAGTGCCACATAGTATAGACAATTGACGTATACGGAGTCTGTATAGTTCTGCATACTTGTAAGCGAGAGTAGCAACATACGAATCCGTGAACAAAAGGTAAATCTTTATTCTCTTTAGCTAGCTgtttacttaaccctttcgctacggcagactttgatgTGCACCGGCCTTAACCTTATAGGTAGCAGCTCTTAaccatttttgaaatatatggaaattttaaagaaataattcaaaatcatttctttaacatttatttatatttaaaaaataattaagggttgcgaaataatttttagcgattcaaaatcatttctttcaaatttacttatatttaaaaaaatggatCAAAGCTgccgaataatttttagcgattcgaaaccattttttaaaaatttatttatatttaaaaaatcgttcaGAGCTGCTACCTGTTGCATGAGTCACAATATTTAACTCcagtttatataatatcgaaGCACTATAAGTCTGAACAAACATCTTGGATCTCCACTTAAAATAGCTCCgtctgcaaagggttaaatttcgGAGCCACCAGCGAACGGTCTAGTAGAAATGCAAGTACAAACGCACTTACCGCGATGCAATCTTCCATTACCGTTTCGATGATCACAGCACACCGTTAATTGATCAGCATTAACCCCTTCGTATACAATAACGTCTCTCCAATGCATCACTCATTTCACTTGTTATCGTAGACTTTCACGTACCCGAGACACTAAGAAACAAACTGGGCAACGTAGAAAATGTATTGCCACTATATTTATCgtttcacaattattattttacaacgttatttaataaaaagtcaaCTCAGTCTCCTCGAATGTTATGCagcatttgaaatattaaattaaaatgtggCAACAGTTATTAGTCGAGCcaaattaaagtaatatttttcgaacgctaaaaatccattttattcgcgtgtcaaggggttaacccttcgcactcgaaatCCCTTTtgactgtaaatttgaaataatttccctgGCTCACCttcacttttaacaatctttttaaaactaaTCTTTGTCgctataacaattattttggatcgtgatatgaaaaatgtaaatggctcgagtgcaaaggggttaatgttGCGCACGCCTGGCAATTTATATGTTCAATAGACGCtcagcttaaccctttgcactcgaagccattttaactgcaaattagaaataatttccctgGCGCCACAGAATTTTCGTTccatgtaacaaagtgcacttttattcgtacaaaattgattttcgcgACTCGTGCCGACAGTTTCaccttttaacaattttttaaatcgaaactttgttggtacaaaaatgatcttgtAACGTGGTAGAACAGTCTTAGTGGTGCCCCatagtcaccattcgagtgcaaagggttaagcctTTGCGTCGAATAACGAAGCAGCACGCGCGGCAGTCTAGAACCGATTGGGGATCGTCCTACTCTCCCTTTCCTCGCGAATATCCTTTCACAAAATCGGAGAATAATCACAGCGAAGGGAATTGTCTGCCACCGTTCGCAAACCTGTAATTTAGTTGTCCGGTTCGGGGAAGGTCGCGCGCGACAATAGCGTGTGTACGCGGGTCGTGCGTGCCGATGCACGCGATCAATTCGCGAGCTTCATTTCCGCGGACATATTCGAAAGGAGGACCCTTTGCCATCGAGTAGAGAACTCCACAGGTGAGGAATCGTAATCGAATGAATAAAgtatgacgagtatattcgtcggtGGTTGGTTTCTTCGTTCTCCGTTCGGCAGACGGAATTCGTCGGTCGCGGAGACAATGAGAGACCTCGACGAGACGTTCTATAGCCTCAGCCGCAAACTTTTATTACTTACTGGTCTGTGGCCTTTCAGTAATCGCACGCTGAATATAGCGACCAGATTTACGTGGCTGTGTCTCGTGTTTAGTTTCGAGGTTGTCCAGGTGAGAATTTTTTGTTTGAGTAATGGGATTTTTCAAGTACTTGATTGGCGCGAGGGCGAAGCTGCAACGCGGAAGTTGTTGATAACTTTTAGTGAATAATGATTATTTGGTGAATGTAATTTGGTTAATATAGTTCACTACGTacgatttattgaatataatttactgaatataatttactggATATAATGtgctaaatataatttactggatataatttgttcaatataattttactaaatatgatttactgaatataatttaagaacACAATTTACTAGATACCAATACAGttctaataattgattttcagttataataatcaattttaagttctaataattaattgtaagtcCCACTAAcgttaatgttaaatttaaaaaattatgctgcgtttttaaaatgttaccGCATTGTTTAGTCAACTATTGACAGAAATGAGAATTAATAACAcgtgaatttctattttaaacgaGAATATTCGCTTCTTATAATTTGCGACACGATTTCCGTTTCCCAAGCaatcgaatttatataatatttatatctatataatcaCTTCTATGATTTCATTAACAtacatttctcttttctttcttcttacAGGTGAGTACCATGCGTTTTCTGATCACAGCGAAACCATGAATGGATGATCCTGTTTCGTACGTATCGTATTTACggatatttctttattccaaTGTCTACAAGACCCTGACAAATTAACAAACTAATAAACGGAGACCCATCAGGGATAAATCAGGGCAATCACGTCGACGCCGGAGAATAAAACGCTACCTGCTATCGTCAGTTTTTCTACTGATGATGAGACGATGATCTCACTGACGATGAAACGATGATTCTACTTTCCCCAAGAGACGCGTTTTAAATGCGTCTAttaatcgattgaaaaattcaacagCTGATTATTAACTTGATATACGTGAACAATCGCGACGGAGCAGAGCTGGCGACGAATGCGAGTTATATTTGTGTGATGATTACTATCATCGGAACGAGACTGCTCGCGAAACCACACAAAGTTTAAATGATCGCGGACGAGTGAATAGCATCGCGATCAAACGCGTATCTTGTACCATGACTTtgttatgttttaaatatagtcTATTTATCGTTACCTCGAGCATTTAAGTTTATTTCAACGTGGCGCTGCTGGTACCCAACTTCGTCAGAATtaagttaaccctttaagATCGTATTAATCTTATATACAGGTGTCGTGCTAGttgggaataatttttcattaacgcTCTATTAgtcaaatttttttcttaattatttctatgcaGACAACTTGTACGGCATTTACTTTGATATACAAGAATttgacacacacacacacatatatatatatgtatatataagtattcataaaaatattctagaaaaatatagaaaattatagtctagatatagaaatatagaaaaatatagaaatatgaaaatatagaaatatagaaaaatatagaaatactaaaatatagatatactgaaatatagaaatatagaaaaatactgaaatatagaaatattgaattatagaaatattgaaaaatatagaaaaatatagaaaattatagaaaactatattctagaaaaatatacagaaaaacatataaaatcgtagaatatttttataacatctaTGGTAAGAAAAGACTTGTCCACTTAATTTCAGATCATACTACTGCGAATCGGTGGTGTTACGTTAACTCACATGACTTGCTTCATATCGTTCAGCTGCCTCACCATGATAGTATACCTAAAATTCATCATCTCGGGATTGCTTGAACACGTAGTGAGTTATACAACAATTAATCGAATCCCTTATATCTCCTCACTGATTGGAGCAGCGTAAATTTTGTCACACACAATTTCAAACGGCAtcgattatacatatacatctATCgcatataataatcattattctAGTTGAGAAATTCGCTGGAAAGCTTAGCTCGAGGGCACAGTTCGACAGACCAAAGGGAACTGCAGATATTCGAAAGATTCGGgaataaacaaaatcaaatGATCGTAATTTACATATGTAAGATAAAATACTAGGTGTCTCTTTACTTTGTGTACAGTATGTTTTTTGCTTGTTACGTTCTATTGTTTCTTGGTCTCGCGACCAAAGGATattgttttctaaaattttcaatatcttggatatatttttatttctcaattttatcgaatagGAAATCGCCACAAATTTTTgcgttaaaaattcgaaaattttgtttctatttctcACTGAGCTTTTGTAAACGATAAcaatagattataaaaattattaagaatagattataagaattattaataattattaagaacagattacaagaaatattaataattattaaaaatagattataaggattattaataattattaagaattctCGCAATTATCTTTCGCACATCTATTCTTGGTGCATGAGATTCAACGTcactgtttaaacaatttctcaaacggaaaaagatatttcattaagtataattatttcagatattgGAGTCTCGACAATATTTATATGCTTCCTAGGGTTAGTATCGCCGATGGTATTGGACATTATACTACCCCTGAATAATTCTCGTTCGCTGCATTTTATACTAGTGATAGAGTTTGATAGCGAAAAGgataactatttttatctgGCATACGCGTACTTAATGATTTGCTGCACATGCGGCGTGGTACTATTAACAGCGAATGATTGCACGATTAGTATACTATTGCATCACCATTCAGCTGTCTATGAATTAATAAGGTGCGCAAACACTAAGGTATTGGGTgcagaaattcattttttacgattttgatagataaatatttttaatttggctGCAGTTGTAATCGCgaattaatcaataaaaaattcattattgttcacaatatttaatacttctaattatatttattgttattattttatattgatgtttcatcatatttatatttatatcattattatttattattattcatatctaatatttatgattGCCTTCGTGCTGCAATTTTTTTGACCGTTcgcttatattttaatgaacaaaTAATACACTCAACATACTCGAGCATCGTCAATAGTTCTTCTAAAtctaataattcataatttgaCTAGTCGATTcctattttgtttaaaaattatagctTGCTAAGCAatgtcaaacaatttttacaaaaatcctaattagaatatagaaaaaaaaataaaaatcatatctCTCAATCATTTTATCTTATATAgctttaataacaaatttgaCAATGTGTTTCACACGCTTGGAGATTTTTATCTCTATAAAACgcgttgtttaaattttcgttacaggCTCAGGTAAAAAATTCGAGAGaatttataactaattaaaatttttgcaagAATTGTTTGGCATATCAAAAACGTCAGTATAGTACAAAAAAACACTCGCATAATAAATTTAACCATAACTACAGTTAccgaataaaaaaagcaatCAACCGATGGCTCGACCCAAAGGCAATAGTTTTCAAAAAAGACAAGCGCTTGCATCGGGGAATTGGCGAGATGATGGACCTTTATCAGAAAACTCAGAGGTACTATGATGATTGTTGAACGCTACGAGCCTGACGCGCGTTTGCAAGAGTAACGTGATTTTTACTGTTAAAGCGAGTTTGAAAGCATCATGACGACTGTAATGATACCGTATTCTgttgttattatattgatGACGATATCTTTGTGCACTCACATGTCTCAAGTGAGTACACCGCCTTTAAACTACTGcccattttgtttaaacaatttttacataattataaattatataattgccgCGAGATCGCAATTCGATTTATTCTcgtggaaaatatatttaataggtatttatgaataatactattttttatttatagttatcgtatttatttctataatatttatatttttcagattaatatttatcatatttatatttatgatatttatatctataatatttatatttatcatatttatatctataatatttatatttctcagatttatatctattatatttatatttatgatatttatatccatcacatttatatttattatatttatatcaatcatatttatatttatgatatttatagcTACCATACTTATATTAACCATACTATTACTTcaacatcaattttatatttgtcccACATTATTCCACATCGTAAACTAAAATTCGCTAAATACAATTCCCTAATTGCACAAATAAAAGTCTCCTATAATTGCACAACGCGTCGTTTTCCCCCCACCACCACTCGCACAGTAGTTTAAAACAGTGATTTTCGCGTTCGCTCCGCAAAAGCCCCATTTCGAAATTACAAAACTCGGCGACAAAGTTAAACAACAAACACGCTAAACGAACACTTATTAAACGACAGTTCGTCGAACGTGTCCACTCACCTGCTGACCTCGACCTGACAATTATAAACGGTCTGTCGTATTTAATTCAGCTCGCCATGACCTATCGAGAGAACTGCATGTGTCAAACGTACAGCGACAATTCCCTGAACGTGTTTCACGAATTGTGAGTACGCCTTCTAAGAATCTTATAGACACCGTGGACAGTCTCTGTAAAtcttaaagaaatattaattaacgatacAGGTGTACAACTGAATGGTACAAGTTGCCGCTCAAGGTGCAAAAGTTGGTGCTACTTGCACTACAAAGGACGTCGAAAGGCAGCGTTCCAGTACTTGCTGGCATGTTTGTTCCGTCGAGAAAGGGTTTTACTGGGGTAATCACTTTAATCCTTTTAATCCCTTGATGTTCAGACCTTGGAGACGAATCTCTGCGGGCCTCTGACCTTTGCAGACATTTGTTAAGCTTGTTAGTTTAATATTCGTCATTGATAATTGCATCGCAAGCGAGACGagttgatattaaattatatacatttaaaatatgttaatggAGTACGTCGTTGTCACTGCAATTggtaaatgtttataataacagAGCACGTGACAGTGGTATAATGTTGTTAAGGATGCTTCCCTTAGTGATTGTAAGCAGAGTTTGGCAGTCACTTGTtagttaataataagatttatatatcaataaGTGAATGTAGATCACTTCATTCAATAGAAAGCTTCTCGATTTAATGGTTAAAATACAGTGATAGAGATattaagaatgaaataaactgTGCACtgctaaatatatataatcttaacaaattaatttcagatgCTCAACGCATCTTTCAAATACTTCACCACGATGAATTCGATCCGTTATACTTCTTAGTGACAGAATGCATGACGATTAGACGATGGAAAAAGGTCCAATGATTTCAAATAAActatttcttcgaagaaagccttcttattataattaatatagtaattaaagcCTAGTTATTGTTATATAGTTCACCCTTCTCATGGAatcataacaataaaaatgcaaagtaaattatatagttatatagtaAACTAATTTCGTTGATCTGAAgaacaacatttatttaacatttaaatgaaataagtataaaatatttaatatcatttataacaattaaaaaacttttCACTGTTCTTCCAATATGTAAATTTACCGAGATTTATTTCTGTCGTTAATTAGCCATAGATATTTCGATGCATCGCTctcataatttattgcaactgCAGCATAAACGTAGCCCTAGAGTGCACACCCTTCACTTGTTCATTGTGTCAGAAGGGCGCATTGATTTCTCCTCGCGTGACACGATTCACTGGTAACACGTTTCACCATTCTTCAAGGGGATATTGATATTCACTTTTATGGCAACGATTGTCCGAACATTTTTTTAGAGTATGCCATAAtagaaagataatttatactttCACCGATGAAAAGGgatacattaattttgtattatgattatttgttaatactttCACTTTATACTTACaaagctatttttattcgactcttAGCACTGGCtatctgatattttattaaaatttgatagatattgtctgtaattatttattatcgtatatataatagtcgaacaaatttaatacaattttttagttcTAAATTCGTTCCAAACGATTTGCttaatttgtttctaaattcgatttatttgatGCACGTGGCAcagaatgtttttaattttattgccaAATGTCTCACTTTaacttccattttattataattaaccccttcccgtactttagcgagtcagactcgcgatgaagatttttgcccaaacatgaatatcgcgagtcagactcgcgaaaagttacttgggccaaacataaacatcgcgagtcagactcgcgaacagatacttgggccaaaacataaatatcgcgagtctgagtcgcgaacacatacttgggccaaacgtaaacataacaagccgagctcgcggactgattttttgcccgttacgctcatgactgaatgttagttcctctcagtacctcagaacagttagtcacgattcttgtcgttgctgttacgaagcagttcaattattaaaatttaagaaaccccttcaaaatgcaaggtacaaaagtgtgtagtgaaggccgtgatattttagtatcgcgtaaaattgactatatcacaggcattgcgggcatctacatttcggatcgtattgcgactgtttacaaacatcagtctggtctggttagcgcgcgttgatgcggaccgctcggacccgagtttcgtcgagcgaAATGGCACGGGGAGGGGTTAAGGCAAATACATTGATTAATTTACGGCAAATACATTGATTAATTTACGGCAAATACACTGATTTAAATACTTcttcaaaatttgtatatttaaaacgtatttcgatattctaaaaaatatatcaaaataattactgtcatgtcaaaataatataaaattataccaaagtgtattataataaataatgatgaaAGATAGAGGAGAATTCTAACTAATGTTTAACTCTAACCACATAATTATCATCGTCGAACATAGCACTTTATCTAAGAATTCTTAATATTCGTTGTGCGATATTAAGAAGAAGCTCGtgactaattaaattaaaaataaaattaatgaattactATTTCCAAGAAATATACTAACGAGAGTCTATAGCCCTAAGCTATAGGTTATGAATTAACCATAGCCTATAGAACAGTGTCCAATAGAGACTATACTAAGTGCGATAAAATAGTgctatttgaataaagaaaaaagcaACAAGTGAAACATGTTACAACAAAGAACACGTACTCCGACAAACCTTTAACAACAATTTACCGGTTTCGCGACAGCAAAACCAGTCGAAAGCAATCCACGAAACCGCCATCCGTTTAATTTCATCAAAGGATCATCGAGACAACTGATCATCGTTTCTATGTAAATACTAACATAACAATAAACGCGCGTATTATTCAGTGTCACGATGGAAATAGTCAACTAAAAAATTCCACGCAGGaaacgacatttttgaaaCGTGGGGGACCACCCCCCCATGGGGGATAGTAGAGAACCACGGTCACAGGCGTAAGAGGTCTCTCTTCTTTGTTTGTGCCTCATCATTAATGCATCTCGTTTTTCCACCTTCCGCCGACGGGGGAGAGGAGATCGCCCGGCCGTTGACTTTTTCGAAATTACAGCCTCTGTCAATCATTTTGCGGCGACTATCCTCTGTGCCGTTTCATTAgagattcgataaaaaaaggaCGAGCGACGATATAAAAACGGTGGCGAATCGATCGCGGTGCAGTCGCGACCCTGACGTCGCGCCACGATGACATTCGTGAACGGTCCGGACACCACCTTTCACAAGAGATTGTTTCTGCTGATGGGCCTGTGGCCGGGTGAACATAATCAGAGGCTACAGATCGTACGGAAGATCGTCTTCTATCTGCTGATGCTGGCCAGCTTGATATCCGAGGTAATTCTGGAATCGGATCGACGCGAATAAACTCACCCCTTCTGCCAAGTTCTCGCGTCGTTAATCGAATTGTGACGCCAAAatcataatttgtttaatttcaacgaaataaaatatagtaagcTAGTATAGTAATTCCAAATTTATTGTGATTGGATAATCCTTTCGTGAGCAGGAGGTGACAGTGAACAATGTGAAATGGAATCGAATATTTCTTGAAAGGAGAAATGCTTGGTCGTTATAGTGTACGCTGTTAATGACAGAACTTTGACACAGTAATGCTATAATATTCTACTCggttattaagaaatataatagcaGCTacttttagtatatttatctatattttagtGCTCCGCAAAAGCGCCTTAGTGCCGGTTCAAACACGTGTTAAAGCGATTCGATATTTGGATTTCGTGACAGGgaattttgcaacattttgTACTAATTTAATTGCGAGTGGATGAAAGTGAAAAATTGCAATGTCGGCTAGGTTAATttgctaatttaatttaatttatttgcgcATCTGCGTCGCGCTTCATCTTTGCGCGCAATCAATTGCTTTTCTGTGCTCCAATTGCAACACGTGTTACATTGTGTTCTATTTCGTTTCAAactaaatgttattaaacattttggctctttaattatttcgtttcattttatttttcgtcctatttatttttcctttgtaattgaaaaaattgtagttTTGAAATCTTATCACggacattaaaataaattctgctatattcagaattataaatttcttcttaattcgatgcaattttatttgtttgcaaTTAAATCCGTGTAAAGGTGTCGACTCGTTGCACTAAAATTTCCGTTATTCGTTTTTCTaagcaatttttgttccttgcgtgtattttttgttcatttttcagCTGTTTTAGATTTGAGACTTTTTTCCTGGATTTTTATAGCAGAATTAAGTTTAGTGGAAAAATTCGCAGTGAAATATGCATGGGATCTTTATCACGTGGCCGACTCCCtcttatacatatagtatatagtgcATACAGtgtatattatctatatagtGCTAGATTCTGtatatagtgcaaggggttaatcgtgatagagaaatatatagcTAGCTTCTGCTATGATTTTTCATATGAGATTGTTAA comes from Augochlora pura isolate Apur16 chromosome 1, APUR_v2.2.1, whole genome shotgun sequence and encodes:
- the LOC144469650 gene encoding uncharacterized protein LOC144469650 isoform X3; protein product: MTSIFVGGWFLRSPFGRRNSSVAETMRDLDETFYSLSRKLLLLTGLWPFSNRTLNIATRFTWLCLVFSFEVVQIILLRIGGVTLTHMTCFISFSCLTMIVYLKFIISGLLEHVLRNSLESLARGHSSTDQRELQIFERFGNKQNQMIVIYIYIGVSTIFICFLGLVSPMVLDIILPLNNSRSLHFILVIEFDSEKDNYFYLAYAYLMICCTCGVVLLTANDCTISILLHHHSAVYELISYRIKKAINRWLDPKAIVFKKDKRLHRGIGEMMDLYQKTQSEFESIMTTVMIPYSVVIILMTISLCTHMSQLAMTYRENCMCQTYSDNSLNVFHELCTTEWYKLPLKVQKLVLLALQRTSKGSVPVLAGMFVPSRKGFTGMLNASFKYFTTMNSIRYTS
- the LOC144469650 gene encoding uncharacterized protein LOC144469650 isoform X1, whose protein sequence is MTSIFVGGWFLRSPFGRRNSSVAETMRDLDETFYSLSRKLLLLTGLWPFSNRTLNIATRFTWLCLVFSFEVVQIILLRIGGVTLTHMTCFISFSCLTMIVYLKFIISGLLEHVLRNSLESLARGHSSTDQRELQIFERFGNKQNQMIVIYIYIGVSTIFICFLGLVSPMVLDIILPLNNSRSLHFILVIEFDSEKDNYFYLAYAYLMICCTCGVVLLTANDCTISILLHHHSAVYELISYRIKKAINRWLDPKAIVFKKDKRLHRGIGEMMDLYQKTQSEFESIMTTVMIPYSVVIILMTISLCTHMSQFVERVHSPADLDLTIINGLSYLIQLAMTYRENCMCQTYSDNSLNVFHELCTTEWYKLPLKVQKLVLLALQRTSKGSVPVLAGMFVPSRKGFTGMLNASFKYFTTMNSIRYTS
- the LOC144469650 gene encoding uncharacterized protein LOC144469650 isoform X2 encodes the protein MTSIFVGGWFLRSPFGRRNSSVAETMRDLDETFYSLSRKLLLLTGLWPFSNRTLNIATRFTWLCLVFSFEVVQIILLRIGGVTLTHMTCFISFSCLTMIVYLKFIISGLLEHVLRNSLESLARGHSSTDQRELQIFERFGNKQNQMIVIYIYIGVSTIFICFLGLVSPMVLDIILPLNNSRSLHFILVIEFDSEKDNYFYLAYAYLMICCTCGVVLLTANDCTISILLHHHSAVYELISYRIKKAINRWLDPKAIVFKKDKRLHRGIGEMMDLYQKTQSEFESIMTTVMIPYSVVIILMTISLCTHMSQFVERVHSPADLDLTIINGLSYLIQLAMTYRENCMCQTYSDNSLNVFHELCTTEWYKLPLKVQKLVLLALQRTSKGSVPVLAGMFVPSRKGFTGVITLILLIP